The genomic stretch gaGAGGTGTTTCTTGAACTTCTCGCCCATGAACGCATAGATAACAGGGTTCACACAGCAGTGGGTGAAGGAAATGGTTTCTGTGACATGGGTGGCATAGATCAACCGCTGGCTCATGACGCATCCATCCAAGATGTGCATGTTGTGCAGGGAAGTAAGGAAGAGTACTACATTGAACGGGACCCAGAAGAGTAAAGAGACAACCACCACAACGAGCACGAGCTTGATGGCCTTGGTCTTGTTGTGGTTCTGGCAACTCTTCAGCTGGTGCAGGATGCTAATGTAGCAGAACATAAGGATGGTGAATGGGATCAACAGGCCTAAGATATTAATTTCAAAGTGGATGAACATCTTCCACTTCAGCGTCTCTTGATTGTAATACAAATAACACTGTAGAACACCATCTTCAGAGGCCTCTTGGTAAAATACTAGTATCGGGCTGGTGGCCATGAGGGCAATCAGCCACACCACCAGACTCAGGGCTGTGCCCATTCTGGTCGTCCTCACTTTCATGGCGTATACAGCACGGACAACTGCCAGGTACCTGTCCACGCTCATGAGGGTGATAAAGAACATGCTGCTAAAGAAGCCAATGTAATAAAAGCCAGAGACCACCTTGCACATTACAGTCCCAAACACCCACTGGTCCAGCTGATAGTGGGTctgaaaggggaaggagaagacaaCAAGCAAGTTAGACAGGGCCAGGTTCAAGAGGTATATGTCTGTGATGCTCGTCAGCTTCTTGCAGGTGACAAGGACCAGGATGACCAGGCTGTTTCCGAGAAGACCAAATACAAACAGGAGGCAGTAAAAAATGGCAAGAAGCAACTTGCTATCTCTTTGGATAAGTTCCCCATCACAGGGGCTTGAGATGATATCAGGATAGTAGTAGTCAGTTATTGTCACATTGGGCTCAAGTGTATAATCCATCAAGGCAGGAAGACTTGGCCACAGAGGCACCTAAGAGAGattcatttaacaatatttttatttaaaagtgtggATTGAATTGTGCCTCCCGCCCCTCCCAAGTTCATGTGTTGAAGCTCTAAAGCCCTGTTATGGTCTAACCGTGTCCttccaaaatttgtatgttgaaaccctacccccattgtgatggtattaggaggtggagcctttgcaAAGTGATTGGATTaggtgaggtcataagggtggagccctcatgaatgggatgacTGCCCTTATAAGAATCACaggagagcttgcttcctctctctgctctagGGCTTGTGAGGATACAATGGGAATTTGGCAGTTTGCAAtctggaagagggctctcaccagaacctgactgtgctggtaccttgatcttggacttcccagactctagaactgtgagaaataaattcgtTGCTTgtcagccacccagtctatggtattctgttataggaGCCCAAACTGACCAAGACACTCCCAATGTcactatatttggagacaggcCATTAAGGAGGTAATttaggttaaatgagatcatcagatggggccctaatccaatcggactggtgtccttgtaagatgAGGACAAAGTGTGAAGGCAGCCCAAGAGGCTCTCACCAGAAATCCAATTTGTCAGCACCTTgctcttggacttctagcctccagaactgtgagaaaataaattcctgtcaTTTAAGCCACACAGCCTGTGACATTTTGTGATGGCAGCTTAAACAGACTAATACAGGGGCTACATGGGACCTCTCTGCCTTTTCTAcccaaattttcaaattttctgtaaacttaaaacttCTCAAAGAAGTAAAGCCTATtagcactttttttctttctttttttttttttttttttttttctgtggtacgcgggcatctcactgctgcggcctctcccgctgcggagcacaggctccggacgcgcgggcccagccgctccgcggcacgtgggatcctcccggaccggggcacgaacccgcgtcccctgcatcggcaggcggactcccaaccactgcgccaccagggaagccctattagcactttttaaaagctgaaaactGCCTGGGCTGACTAATACAGAGGGGTTGTATGGGATAAGAAAAGCCAAaatttgcaaagaaaacttaAATACCTATAGTTCTACCCCTCAGAATTAGCAACTGCTAGCATActgccatgctttttttttttttttttttttttttgtggtatgcgggcctctcactgttgtggcctctcctgttgcagagcacaggctccggacatgcaggctcagcggccatg from Mesoplodon densirostris isolate mMesDen1 chromosome 10, mMesDen1 primary haplotype, whole genome shotgun sequence encodes the following:
- the CCR8 gene encoding C-C chemokine receptor type 8 translates to MDYTLEPNVTITDYYYPDIISSPCDGELIQRDSKLLLAIFYCLLFVFGLLGNSLVILVLVTCKKLTSITDIYLLNLALSNLLVVFSFPFQTHYQLDQWVFGTVMCKVVSGFYYIGFFSSMFFITLMSVDRYLAVVRAVYAMKVRTTRMGTALSLVVWLIALMATSPILVFYQEASEDGVLQCYLYYNQETLKWKMFIHFEINILGLLIPFTILMFCYISILHQLKSCQNHNKTKAIKLVLVVVVVSLLFWVPFNVVLFLTSLHNMHILDGCVMSQRLIYATHVTETISFTHCCVNPVIYAFMGEKFKKHLSEIFQKSCSHIFLYIGRQISREAWERSSSYQHSSHSSSIDYIL